Proteins from a single region of Dyadobacter fanqingshengii:
- a CDS encoding xanthine dehydrogenase family protein molybdopterin-binding subunit, producing MEHKLDLSRRTFLQKAGFSGVILALGCHWPASAAKAGKIVQVDSTLQATELMAWISIDGAGKVTIFNHRSEMGQGTWQAIPQIIAEELEVSMDDVQIRFAPANPQKYGPQPREGSFSIRGWYQELLRIGASAREMLIDAAANHWNVDKSQCYAANGHVIHRDTGRKLGYGLLVQDAAALTPPPQVALKERKDYKIIGKPLQRNDILSKVNGSAVFGLDKQLPGMLYAVVERNPRFRGKVKSFDDKATKSVKGVSHVLKVQRAVFGLMYEGVAVVADSLWSAMKGRTLLKVEWDDAGFEHLGSEQLFIRMNEDLEKPLPSDAFETAFKNSSAAIDAHYEMPYQSHSCMEPLNCIAHVKDDSIEIWGPIQEANWIQADLSERFKIPAANVRVNMTFLGGGFGRKAFPDYPLEAALISKEIKAPVQVVWTREDDMSLGPFRPGAVYKCRGGVDNNNKIFSFQIISASQSIGPGQDKDATAQLVTTNAGEMGGLLGDYYKSIPHYSFGGMPTKSPIPTMWWRAPGANVDTFACESFIDELAHLAAQDPLEFRKAHFSTPRYQALITKLASVSNWQSRNKNDGWGMAITECFGSIVAQAVKVSRVNGGKVRIDKVYAVMDCGWYVNPDIIRAQVEGSIVMALGASINHATHFEDGKAVEKNFHTYPLPRIGEIPQMEVHIMENDEKPGGVGEPGLPAFAPALCNAIFDLTGKRIRKLPFSLDEV from the coding sequence ATGGAACATAAATTGGATCTTTCCAGAAGGACTTTTCTGCAAAAGGCGGGTTTTTCCGGTGTCATACTAGCGCTCGGCTGCCATTGGCCGGCATCGGCGGCAAAGGCTGGCAAAATTGTTCAGGTTGATAGTACATTGCAAGCCACCGAGCTGATGGCTTGGATTTCCATCGATGGAGCCGGAAAGGTTACCATTTTTAACCACAGGTCGGAAATGGGACAGGGAACCTGGCAAGCGATCCCTCAAATCATTGCCGAGGAATTGGAAGTAAGCATGGACGATGTGCAGATCCGCTTTGCCCCAGCCAATCCCCAAAAATATGGCCCGCAACCGCGGGAAGGAAGTTTTTCCATCCGTGGCTGGTATCAGGAACTATTGCGGATTGGCGCATCTGCCAGAGAAATGTTGATAGATGCAGCGGCAAATCATTGGAATGTGGATAAAAGTCAGTGCTATGCAGCGAATGGCCATGTTATTCACCGGGACACAGGCAGGAAGCTTGGCTATGGCTTGCTGGTCCAGGATGCCGCCGCCTTGACGCCACCTCCGCAGGTTGCCCTGAAAGAAAGAAAAGATTATAAAATCATCGGCAAGCCCCTCCAACGCAATGACATCCTCTCCAAAGTAAATGGCTCCGCGGTGTTTGGGCTTGACAAACAGCTGCCTGGCATGCTGTATGCGGTTGTGGAGCGGAACCCGCGTTTTAGAGGGAAAGTAAAAAGTTTCGACGACAAGGCTACCAAATCCGTTAAAGGGGTAAGTCATGTGCTAAAAGTGCAGCGGGCTGTTTTCGGCCTGATGTATGAGGGCGTCGCCGTAGTTGCAGATTCGTTATGGTCGGCAATGAAAGGTCGTACGTTGCTCAAAGTAGAATGGGACGACGCAGGTTTTGAGCACCTCGGTTCTGAACAGCTTTTCATAAGAATGAATGAGGATCTGGAAAAGCCATTGCCATCTGACGCTTTTGAAACAGCATTTAAAAACTCTTCTGCTGCCATTGATGCGCATTATGAAATGCCCTATCAGTCGCATAGTTGCATGGAACCACTCAATTGCATTGCCCACGTAAAAGACGACAGCATTGAAATTTGGGGACCCATACAGGAAGCCAACTGGATACAAGCCGATCTGAGCGAAAGGTTTAAAATCCCGGCTGCAAATGTCCGGGTGAACATGACATTTCTTGGTGGCGGTTTCGGAAGAAAAGCATTTCCTGATTATCCGTTGGAGGCTGCGCTTATTTCAAAAGAGATCAAAGCGCCGGTGCAAGTCGTTTGGACCAGAGAAGATGACATGAGCCTGGGCCCATTTCGCCCCGGGGCTGTATACAAATGCAGAGGCGGCGTGGATAACAACAATAAGATCTTTTCATTTCAGATCATTTCCGCATCCCAGTCTATCGGCCCCGGGCAAGACAAAGATGCCACTGCGCAGCTGGTAACAACGAATGCTGGCGAAATGGGCGGTCTTCTTGGTGATTATTACAAATCCATTCCGCATTACAGTTTTGGCGGTATGCCCACCAAATCCCCTATACCTACCATGTGGTGGCGCGCACCCGGTGCCAATGTGGATACATTCGCCTGCGAAAGCTTTATCGATGAGCTTGCGCATCTCGCCGCTCAGGACCCGCTGGAATTCAGGAAAGCGCATTTCAGCACACCGCGTTACCAGGCATTGATCACCAAACTTGCGTCCGTCAGCAACTGGCAGTCCAGGAATAAAAACGACGGATGGGGAATGGCTATAACAGAATGTTTCGGCAGCATTGTTGCTCAGGCTGTGAAAGTTTCGCGCGTGAACGGCGGAAAGGTCAGGATCGACAAAGTATATGCGGTAATGGACTGCGGCTGGTATGTTAATCCCGACATTATCCGCGCGCAGGTTGAAGGGAGCATTGTCATGGCCCTTGGCGCCTCCATTAACCACGCCACGCATTTTGAAGACGGAAAAGCGGTCGAAAAAAATTTCCACACTTACCCTTTGCCACGCATTGGTGAGATCCCGCAAATGGAAGTGCACATCATGGAAAATGATGAAAAGCCGGGCGGTGTAGGCGAACCCGGATTGCCAGCATTTGCACCAGCACTATGCAACGCTATTTTTGACCTCACCGGCAAGCGCATCAGGAAATTGCCTTTTAGTCTTGATGAGGTTTAG
- a CDS encoding response regulator, which produces MNKNGDIIIIEDDPDDRFMLEEVFTILDFPNPRKYFEDGAAALEYLENTTDLPFLILSDLNMPRLGGLELRKRLHTDARLNLRCIPYLFFSTSVDQNAVIDAYSMSAQGFFVKPVQFEDLKDTIKLIVNYWKKCAAPNNF; this is translated from the coding sequence ATGAACAAGAATGGAGATATCATTATCATAGAAGATGATCCCGATGATCGGTTCATGCTCGAAGAAGTGTTCACTATTTTAGATTTTCCTAATCCGCGTAAATATTTTGAGGACGGAGCAGCCGCTCTTGAATATCTGGAAAATACAACCGATCTGCCTTTCCTGATCTTATCCGACCTTAACATGCCGAGGCTAGGTGGATTAGAGTTGAGAAAAAGACTGCACACTGATGCCAGATTAAATTTACGATGCATTCCCTACCTTTTTTTTTCAACCAGCGTTGATCAAAATGCAGTGATCGACGCTTATAGTATGTCTGCCCAGGGGTTTTTTGTAAAACCTGTTCAATTTGAAGACCTGAAAGACACCATAAAACTAATTGTTAACTATTGGAAAAAATGCGCTGCTCCGAATAACTTTTAA
- a CDS encoding pseudaminic acid biosynthesis-associated methylase yields the protein MKTDQENFWSKNFGQEYSDRNSWQSDAEWDKFYFDNWGKSKLDINNIVLEGLPRDIRILEVGCNIGMQLRGFQRMGFENLYGIELQHYAVEKAKQINSKINIIQGSGFDLPFKDEFFDLVCTNGVLIHIAPADHSRIMKEMYRCSSKYIMGWEYYADDIQDINYRGNTGYLWKADFAGIFMKNFPGLKEVSRTKVPYISEKEKGNVDEIYLLTK from the coding sequence ATGAAAACTGATCAGGAGAATTTTTGGAGTAAAAATTTCGGGCAAGAATATAGTGACAGGAATTCCTGGCAGTCGGATGCGGAATGGGATAAATTTTATTTTGACAACTGGGGCAAATCAAAACTAGACATTAATAATATTGTGCTTGAAGGCCTGCCCAGAGATATCCGGATATTAGAAGTCGGCTGCAATATTGGTATGCAGCTAAGAGGCTTTCAGAGAATGGGTTTTGAAAATCTGTATGGCATAGAGTTACAACATTATGCTGTGGAAAAGGCCAAACAAATTAACAGTAAGATCAACATTATTCAAGGTTCCGGCTTTGATCTACCTTTTAAAGACGAGTTTTTTGACCTTGTTTGTACAAACGGCGTATTGATTCATATAGCTCCCGCGGACCACAGTCGAATCATGAAAGAAATGTATCGCTGCAGCAGCAAGTACATTATGGGATGGGAATATTATGCCGATGATATTCAGGACATTAATTACAGGGGAAATACAGGTTATCTTTGGAAAGCTGATTTCGCTGGTATTTTCATGAAAAACTTCCCCGGTTTAAAAGAAGTTTCCCGTACCAAGGTTCCTTATATTTCTGAAAAAGAAAAGGGTAATGTAGATGAGATTTATTTATTGACAAAATAA
- a CDS encoding GlxA family transcriptional regulator, with protein MITISILTLKNAVLSSIIDAGYVFAKVNEFLAEKGDPPLFKIQLVGQTKEMQQHSGQFTVRADVLLHEVEKTDLIIIPSMMGNLLIATHLNKDYGIWLAEQYRRGAEVASMCTGSFLLAFSGILKGKECTTHWQSANEFKYYYPSVKLVDELMITDQNGIYSSAGSNAYWNLLLHLVERFANRAIAIRTAKYFLIDLDKPSQSPFTIFNGLKDHKDILVLKVQDYLEKNYAAKLTVESTAEAFSVTRRTLERRFKKSTRNTVTEYHQRVKVEAAKQQLEIGKKTIFDIMTDVGYIDNQAFREVFKRIAGMTPIDYRNKFNSEV; from the coding sequence ATGATAACAATCTCGATCCTGACATTGAAAAATGCGGTCTTGTCGTCGATCATTGATGCGGGCTATGTTTTTGCAAAGGTTAATGAGTTTCTGGCTGAAAAGGGAGATCCGCCCCTTTTCAAAATTCAACTGGTGGGACAGACGAAAGAAATGCAGCAACATAGCGGGCAATTTACAGTCCGAGCCGATGTCCTATTGCATGAGGTCGAAAAGACCGATCTGATTATCATTCCATCCATGATGGGCAACTTACTTATAGCAACCCACTTAAATAAGGATTACGGGATTTGGTTGGCGGAACAATATCGAAGAGGAGCGGAAGTTGCAAGTATGTGCACCGGTTCTTTTTTACTGGCTTTTTCAGGTATTTTAAAGGGCAAGGAATGCACCACACACTGGCAATCTGCTAATGAATTCAAATACTATTATCCATCCGTGAAGTTGGTGGACGAGCTAATGATCACCGATCAGAACGGAATTTATTCAAGCGCAGGAAGCAATGCGTACTGGAACCTGTTATTGCATTTGGTTGAGCGATTTGCGAATCGCGCCATTGCAATTCGGACAGCCAAATATTTTCTGATTGATCTGGATAAACCCAGCCAATCTCCATTTACAATTTTCAATGGTCTGAAAGACCATAAGGACATTTTGGTTCTAAAAGTGCAGGATTATCTCGAAAAAAATTACGCCGCAAAACTGACAGTGGAAAGTACTGCCGAAGCATTTAGTGTAACGCGAAGAACATTGGAACGCCGTTTCAAAAAGTCCACCAGAAATACGGTTACGGAGTATCATCAGCGTGTTAAAGTGGAAGCTGCCAAGCAGCAATTAGAAATCGGAAAGAAAACCATTTTTGACATTATGACAGACGTCGGTTATATCGATAATCAGGCGTTTCGTGAAGTTTTTAAACGCATCGCAGGTATGACACCAATTGATTACAGGAATAAATTTAATTCCGAGGTATAA
- a CDS encoding VOC family protein, translated as MLSANTYFNFNGNTEVAMNFYKSVFGGEFTNFKRFKEVFGTDTLPVEEQEKIMNITLSAKGGFTLMATDTLESMEQNAIPGNAFHINLITESEAEADHLFSLLSGNGHVEMPLNKTFWGSYFGVCRDEFGVSWMINYYYPNN; from the coding sequence ATGCTGAGCGCAAATACTTACTTCAATTTCAATGGCAACACGGAAGTTGCCATGAACTTTTACAAATCCGTCTTTGGAGGCGAGTTCACAAACTTCAAACGTTTCAAGGAAGTCTTTGGTACGGACACTTTACCAGTGGAAGAACAGGAAAAGATCATGAACATTACGCTTTCTGCAAAAGGCGGTTTCACCTTAATGGCGACCGACACGCTTGAATCGATGGAACAAAATGCAATTCCCGGTAATGCTTTTCATATCAACCTTATTACTGAAAGTGAGGCGGAAGCGGATCATTTATTCAGTCTGTTATCGGGAAATGGGCATGTTGAGATGCCTCTGAACAAGACTTTCTGGGGGTCCTATTTTGGAGTCTGCAGGGATGAGTTTGGCGTGTCGTGGATGATCAATTATTACTATCCAAATAACTGA
- a CDS encoding DoxX family protein, which produces MNKINIWYWIFTIGFVLPLTAGSLFELSGNADSISQYTRLGYPAYLPPFLGLARLLAVIAIIVSGFPRLKEWAYAGLVFDVMGAAFSQIASGQEFTNALFPLITIFFIAGSYLLYHRRVALG; this is translated from the coding sequence ATGAATAAAATCAATATTTGGTACTGGATCTTTACGATCGGCTTCGTTCTGCCGCTAACAGCTGGCTCTTTATTTGAATTAAGTGGTAATGCGGATTCGATTTCGCAATATACGCGACTTGGTTACCCGGCTTACCTGCCGCCTTTCCTGGGGCTTGCACGTCTTCTTGCTGTGATTGCGATTATCGTTTCAGGATTCCCAAGGCTTAAAGAGTGGGCATATGCGGGTCTTGTTTTTGATGTAATGGGTGCTGCGTTCTCTCAAATTGCATCCGGCCAGGAATTCACAAATGCTCTTTTTCCTTTGATCACTATTTTTTTTATTGCCGGTTCTTATCTCTTATACCATAGGAGAGTGGCGCTTGGGTGA
- a CDS encoding efflux RND transporter permease subunit yields MKFNEYKTLGFTNWCVENRTTIYIFTFIITLAGFMVYNNLPKEQFPDIKIPQIYINTIYFGTAPADIENTINKPIEKQLKSLNGVKKIKSNALQDVSVILVEFTPDVAVEVALQRVRDAIDKAKTDLPQNLDSGPTAQDVNFSEFPIMNVNIAGNFSLKQLKQYAEDLQDGIEALPEITRVDILGALNREIQINVNLDRMKSTGLTFYDVQTAIQSENINVSGGELNVEGVRRTLRVKGEYTNVADMANIRIRTATGATVRLGDVAEVSDNFEEQQDFARLANKTVITLNVIKRSGENLVEAADKIENVIADFKENRFPPGLDVKITADQSIQTRADLHDLINTVVLGFIFVVMVLMFFMGVRDAIFVGLSVPLSALVAFVMMPIIGPLVGTEFTLNTIVLFAFLLGIGLVVDDAIVVIENTHRLFNQHRDWTIQQAVKAAAGEVFIPVLSGTLTTIAPFFPLLFWTGIVGEFMKFMPLTLIITLGASLFVAYVMNPVFAVSFMGRHEDEKEAHDTSFKAIRRPLIILVVAAAIGYLIDRGVGNFFVFILLLWVFNHYILTPRILVPFQDRLLPSLKNGYRKLIDWLLRGWRPVVAIAIVFGLLIFTFVLTGIVQPKVLFFPSGDPDYVYVYNKLPIGTDARVTDSVTKIIEKRVFDVLEKEKAMDMVNSVIANVGKNAGDPYNPDRSATPHKSKVTVAFVYGTERGGRSSETILRKIREAVKGIPGAEISVEREAVGPPTGKPISIEISGDDFEVLQKLEKSVLQKVQQSGIEGIDQLRSDLVTNKPEIVIDIDREKAQREGISSQQIALAVRTALFGLEVSKFRDDKDEYPIMVRLEKDDREQIEKLLSLNVVYRDMNMGGALRQVPITSVADVHYSTTFSQINRQDQSRIVTLGSDVLPGYNANEIVAQIETLIQDMEVPNGYIIKMGGEQEEQNESMSFLGTAFGAAILLIYLILATQFNSVVKPFIIFFTILLSLIGVLLGFIVFNKDFSIIMSGVGIIALAGIVVKNGILLIEFIEELRGRGYPMREAIIEGGAIRLTPVLLTASAAVLGLVPLALGITVDFVGLFRNLEPHLIVGGPSSIFWNILAWTIIFGLTFSTLLTLIMVPCMYYVNERVRDKWFRKGKKEVVNPNWQSETI; encoded by the coding sequence ATGAAATTTAACGAATATAAAACCCTAGGCTTTACCAACTGGTGCGTAGAGAATCGGACGACGATTTACATCTTTACGTTCATCATTACGCTTGCCGGGTTTATGGTCTATAACAACCTGCCCAAAGAGCAGTTTCCCGATATCAAGATCCCGCAGATCTATATCAACACGATTTACTTCGGAACAGCGCCTGCGGATATTGAAAACACGATCAACAAACCCATTGAAAAGCAGCTTAAATCACTGAACGGGGTTAAAAAGATCAAATCCAATGCATTGCAAGATGTTTCGGTAATCCTGGTGGAATTTACGCCGGATGTGGCAGTTGAAGTCGCCCTGCAACGAGTCAGAGATGCAATTGATAAAGCAAAAACAGACTTACCGCAGAATCTCGACTCGGGTCCCACGGCCCAGGACGTGAACTTCTCGGAGTTCCCGATCATGAACGTGAACATTGCGGGTAATTTCTCACTGAAACAACTGAAGCAATACGCGGAAGACTTGCAGGACGGAATCGAAGCATTGCCGGAAATCACGCGTGTGGATATTTTGGGTGCACTGAACCGTGAAATCCAGATCAACGTAAACCTGGACCGTATGAAATCGACGGGTTTGACATTCTATGATGTTCAGACTGCGATTCAGAGTGAAAACATCAACGTTTCGGGTGGTGAATTGAATGTGGAAGGTGTGCGCAGAACGCTTCGTGTAAAAGGTGAGTATACCAATGTTGCAGATATGGCGAATATCCGCATCCGCACTGCAACAGGCGCAACGGTTCGTCTGGGCGATGTGGCCGAAGTGTCTGATAACTTTGAAGAACAACAGGATTTTGCCCGCTTGGCGAATAAAACAGTAATCACGCTGAACGTGATCAAACGTTCCGGTGAGAACCTTGTTGAAGCAGCTGATAAGATCGAAAATGTGATTGCGGACTTCAAAGAAAACCGTTTTCCCCCGGGATTGGACGTGAAGATCACAGCGGATCAGTCGATTCAGACGAGAGCTGATTTGCATGACCTTATCAATACCGTTGTACTCGGCTTTATCTTCGTGGTAATGGTGCTCATGTTCTTCATGGGTGTGCGTGATGCCATTTTCGTGGGACTTTCCGTTCCGCTTTCGGCACTGGTTGCTTTTGTAATGATGCCTATTATCGGGCCATTGGTAGGAACAGAATTTACATTGAACACCATCGTTCTGTTCGCATTCCTGCTCGGTATAGGGCTTGTAGTGGATGACGCGATTGTGGTAATTGAAAATACGCACCGTTTGTTCAACCAACATAGAGACTGGACGATCCAGCAGGCGGTGAAAGCCGCGGCCGGTGAAGTGTTTATTCCTGTATTATCGGGAACATTAACGACCATTGCACCATTCTTTCCGCTGCTTTTCTGGACGGGTATAGTCGGGGAATTCATGAAATTCATGCCGCTGACGCTCATTATAACCCTGGGCGCATCGCTTTTTGTGGCATATGTAATGAACCCGGTATTTGCGGTGTCATTCATGGGACGTCATGAAGACGAGAAAGAAGCGCACGACACGAGTTTCAAAGCCATCCGCCGGCCACTGATTATCCTGGTTGTTGCGGCAGCAATTGGTTACCTGATCGATCGCGGAGTTGGTAACTTCTTCGTTTTCATCCTCTTGCTATGGGTTTTTAATCATTACATTCTGACACCAAGAATTTTGGTCCCTTTCCAGGATCGCCTATTGCCTTCTTTGAAAAACGGCTATCGCAAGCTGATCGACTGGCTTTTGAGAGGCTGGAGACCGGTTGTTGCTATTGCCATTGTGTTTGGTTTACTGATTTTCACATTCGTGCTGACCGGCATCGTGCAGCCTAAGGTGCTTTTCTTCCCAAGTGGTGATCCGGATTACGTGTATGTTTATAATAAACTGCCGATCGGAACGGATGCACGGGTGACTGATTCTGTGACCAAGATCATCGAGAAGCGTGTTTTCGATGTTTTGGAAAAAGAAAAGGCCATGGATATGGTAAATTCGGTGATTGCCAATGTTGGCAAAAACGCCGGTGACCCTTATAACCCGGACCGTTCTGCAACGCCGCACAAATCCAAGGTAACTGTAGCATTTGTTTACGGAACCGAACGGGGCGGTCGTTCATCAGAAACCATCCTCCGCAAAATCCGGGAGGCTGTAAAAGGCATTCCGGGAGCAGAAATTTCCGTAGAACGCGAAGCCGTAGGCCCTCCAACGGGTAAACCGATTTCTATTGAGATCTCAGGTGATGATTTTGAAGTGCTTCAAAAGCTTGAAAAAAGCGTTTTGCAAAAAGTGCAGCAATCGGGCATTGAAGGGATAGATCAATTGCGTTCGGACCTGGTAACGAACAAACCGGAGATCGTCATTGACATTGACCGTGAGAAAGCACAACGCGAAGGCATTAGCTCGCAGCAAATCGCGCTGGCAGTCCGTACGGCACTTTTCGGTCTTGAAGTTTCCAAGTTCAGAGATGATAAGGACGAATATCCGATCATGGTAAGGCTGGAAAAAGATGATCGTGAGCAAATTGAGAAGCTTTTGAGCCTGAATGTTGTTTACCGCGACATGAATATGGGCGGAGCGCTGCGTCAGGTTCCGATTACTTCCGTTGCTGATGTGCATTATTCAACCACTTTCAGCCAGATCAACCGTCAGGACCAAAGCCGGATCGTGACATTAGGCTCCGATGTTTTGCCGGGTTACAATGCCAACGAAATCGTTGCGCAAATCGAAACATTGATCCAGGATATGGAAGTCCCAAATGGTTATATTATCAAGATGGGCGGTGAGCAGGAAGAGCAGAATGAATCGATGTCGTTTCTTGGAACCGCATTTGGCGCAGCAATCCTGCTTATTTATCTGATCCTGGCCACGCAGTTCAACTCTGTTGTGAAGCCGTTCATTATCTTCTTTACAATTCTGTTGTCGCTGATTGGCGTATTGCTGGGCTTCATTGTTTTCAATAAAGATTTCTCCATCATTATGTCAGGTGTCGGCATTATTGCACTGGCTGGTATTGTGGTGAAGAATGGTATCCTCCTCATTGAGTTCATTGAAGAGCTTCGGGGACGCGGTTACCCCATGCGTGAGGCCATCATTGAAGGTGGAGCGATCAGGTTAACGCCCGTATTGTTGACAGCATCAGCAGCCGTATTGGGACTTGTGCCGCTGGCTTTGGGAATAACCGTTGACTTTGTTGGTCTTTTCCGGAATCTGGAACCACACCTGATCGTTGGCGGACCCAGCTCAATTTTCTGGAACATTCTTGCCTGGACGATCATTTTCGGATTAACATTCTCGACATTGCTTACATTGATCATGGTTCCATGTATGTATTATGTAAACGAGCGCGTCCGCGACAAGTGGTTCAGAAAGGGCAAGAAAGAGGTCGTGAACCCAAATTGGCAAAGCGAAACCATTTAG
- a CDS encoding efflux RND transporter periplasmic adaptor subunit gives MKRHILILTAMTILLASCGGDEKKEGLAGKKEELAKLKTERAENEKKIKALEIEITKLDPNKAAEAKVKPVTIDTLDAATFRHYVELQGTVDAKNNVLVTPKTGGAIVAMYVKEGDYVKAGGIIGKIDNSILSESVEELKTQMSLANTIYEKQKNLWDQKIGTEIQYLQAKNNKESLERRMSTLNSQLAQTNIVSPMAGVVDMVNVKVGETASPGVGVVRIVNLNNLKVTAKVSDTYAASVKKGDEVIVKFPDLKKEYKARITFVSTTVDPLSRTFSIEANLPSGKDIKPNMMAQIQINDAISKNALAIDQNYVQSTEKGNVVYVAVTEGNKKVAKAKEVKTGLSYNGKVEILSGLAAGDQLITLGYQEVSDGQPISY, from the coding sequence ATGAAAAGACATATTTTAATATTAACAGCCATGACTATCCTGCTTGCGTCATGCGGCGGAGATGAAAAGAAAGAAGGCCTGGCAGGAAAGAAAGAAGAACTTGCCAAGCTGAAAACAGAGCGTGCAGAGAATGAGAAGAAAATCAAAGCGCTTGAAATTGAGATCACAAAACTGGATCCTAACAAAGCTGCGGAAGCCAAAGTAAAACCGGTAACCATTGATACGCTTGATGCTGCGACATTCCGCCATTATGTGGAATTGCAGGGAACAGTGGATGCGAAAAACAATGTATTGGTGACACCGAAAACAGGCGGCGCAATTGTCGCGATGTATGTGAAAGAAGGTGATTATGTAAAGGCAGGAGGCATCATCGGAAAAATTGACAACAGCATTCTCTCGGAATCTGTAGAAGAGTTGAAAACACAAATGTCGCTCGCCAACACGATCTATGAAAAGCAAAAAAATCTTTGGGACCAAAAAATCGGAACCGAGATTCAATATCTGCAAGCCAAAAACAACAAGGAGTCTCTGGAAAGAAGAATGAGCACCTTGAACAGTCAACTGGCGCAAACCAACATTGTGTCGCCAATGGCCGGTGTGGTTGATATGGTCAATGTAAAAGTAGGAGAAACAGCTTCCCCGGGCGTGGGCGTTGTGCGGATTGTAAACCTGAACAACCTGAAAGTAACTGCAAAAGTCTCTGATACTTATGCTGCCAGTGTGAAAAAAGGTGATGAGGTGATCGTCAAATTTCCTGATTTGAAAAAGGAATATAAGGCAAGAATCACATTCGTTAGCACCACCGTTGACCCATTGTCAAGGACATTCTCGATCGAAGCCAATCTGCCGTCAGGAAAAGACATTAAGCCAAATATGATGGCCCAAATTCAGATCAATGATGCGATCAGCAAAAATGCATTGGCGATTGATCAGAATTACGTGCAAAGCACGGAAAAGGGCAATGTTGTATATGTGGCTGTAACCGAGGGTAATAAAAAGGTGGCCAAGGCAAAAGAAGTCAAAACCGGTTTGAGCTATAACGGAAAAGTAGAAATCCTTTCCGGCCTCGCAGCAGGCGACCAGCTGATCACATTGGGTTATCAGGAAGTTTCCGACGGCCAGCCGATCAGCTATTAA